In the Cydia fagiglandana chromosome 14, ilCydFagi1.1, whole genome shotgun sequence genome, one interval contains:
- the LOC134670552 gene encoding uncharacterized protein LOC134670552 gives METDALVTLPAEKPTLDEQFITEFETLSELWNSQHTDYTNKLKRQKGYNKLLTIFKRYKPNATVDDVRKKINSLRSNYRRELRRIAETHRNGDVYTPRSKSFKLLSFLYDTEMPDYTEQSPQTVDVFVKCEEPETTERLHLSMSPVNDSFDYNSVSPTTQTKDDHLSTSQPAFLPVQSPMYKQVQNPLLQTDETFNYNSITTQTKSEACQAFLSTARNQHQSLQHTTAWSLAHIWSQKLDKMEPMQRLLAEKAINDVLFEAELGNLNRHSVKINECN, from the exons ATGGAGACGGACGCGCTTGTAACGCTGCCCGCGGAAAAACCTACGCTTGACGAACAGTTTATAACCGAATTCGAGACTCTCTCGGAACTATGGAACTCCCAGCATACGGATTACACGAACAAACTAAAAAGGCAGAAAGGATACAATAAGTTATTGACTATTTTTAAAAGATACAAGCCGAATGCCACGGTGGATGATGTGAGgaagaaaataaacagtttgAGATCGAATTATAGGCGGGAGTTGAGAAGGATTGCGGAGACGCATAGAAACGGGGATGTTTACACGCCAAGGTCGAAGTCGTTTAAGCTGCTTAGTTTTTTGTATGACACGGAGATGCCAGATTACACTGAACAG AGCCCTCAGACAGTGGATGTGTTTGTAAAATGCGAAGAACCAGAAACAACGGAGCGCCTACATCTTTCAATGTCTCCCGTCAACGATTCCTTCGACTACAACAGCGTATCACCTACAACACAGACCAAAGACGACCACctttctaccagtcaaccagcCTTTCTACCAGTTCAAAGCCCAATGTATAAACAAGTTCAAAATCCTTTACTACAAACTGATGAAACATTTAACTACAATAGCATAACAACACAAACCAAAAGCGAAGCATGTCAAGCGTTTCTCTCAACAGCTCGAAATCAACACCAATCTTTACAGCACACTACAGCTTGGTCACTAGCGCACATTTGGTCGCAGAAGCTGGACAAAATGGAACCGATGCAAAGATTATTGGCAGAGAAAGCTATCAATGATGTGTTGTTTGAGGCGGAATTGGGGAATTTGAACAGGCATTCTGTTAAGATTAATGAATGTAACTAG